The sequence CCCCGAACCCACACCCCAAccaacatattttcattttttagggGGAGGAGATAACAAAAGTAGTCCACAACCAAAATGCAAGAAAAACCATTTATTGTGAGCGTATACAACATGTACTGTCAAGCATTACATCAAAGAAACGCGCCAGTTGTGACAGTTCCTCCCAGCAGCTGTCCGgtttctcctcctgtttcctcctggtGATTTTGGCAGAGATGTGGTGACTTGTACAAGAGTCCAAGAGGCGGGCTTCAGTCACAGGTCTCAGGAGCCGCCTCTGCCATGTAGGCATCCAATTCAGCATCCAGGGCCGCCTTGGTTTGCGACATGTATGCATCCAGTTCGGCGTCCAGCTGCTCCTTGGTCAGTCCTGGCGAGCGAGGGCACCTCTCCTCGGCCGCGTCCCCGCCCACCGCCACGTCCTCGAGCTCCAAAAGCCCCTCTTCCACGACCAAACATGGCCCGACCTGGGGGTGGCATCCTGCCCCCGGGCGGGGCCCTGGCGGCAGGTCCCCCAcctagtcctcctcctccttggggCACATCTGTCTCGGCGATAGCTGCGCCTCTTCCTCCTTTCGCTCTCCTGGCAAGGGCACCCATGGGACCTCCTAAACGGACTTGGATGCTCCTCTCACTCGGGCGCCCCTCGAAGCCCTGCCTAGGATTTAACGCTGCCTGGACAGAGGGTCTCCTCTCCATCTGCAG is a genomic window of Peromyscus leucopus breed LL Stock unplaced genomic scaffold, UCI_PerLeu_2.1 scaffold_1706, whole genome shotgun sequence containing:
- the LOC114689369 gene encoding LOW QUALITY PROTEIN: chromatin target of PRMT1 protein-like (The sequence of the model RefSeq protein was modified relative to this genomic sequence to represent the inferred CDS: deleted 1 base in 1 codon), with the protein product MRELRLVTAGQLTSLDSQDLKRPAGPVRRVVLRGTTKMSLNERFAQWRRNRLPQPMAANVRASKRRQQQLGSARNRRLALQMERRPSVQAALNPRQGFEGRPSERSIQVRLGGPMGALARRAKGGRGAAIAETDVPQGGGGLGGGPAARAPPGGRMPPPGRAMFGRGRGAFGARGRGGGRGRGRGECPRSPGLTKEQLDAELDAYMSQTKAALDAELDAYMAEAAPETCD